The genomic region GAAAGCGCCGGAAGCTTCCCGGCTTTTGTCCGAAGGCCGTGAGGCCCTGGCCCGCCGCCGGGCGCATCCGGCTGTATCCGACCCGAAGGTGCGCAAGCGGCTTGCTTCCGTGACCGAAGGTGATTTCCGCAGAAAAAGCGCGTTCCCGGCGCGGCAGGAAAAGCAGCACGCAAAACTCCGCCTGCCGCTTTTCCCGGCGACGACGATCGGCTCGTTTCCGCAGACGGCGGAAGTGCGCCAGGCGCGCGCCCGCTGGAAAAAAGGGGAGGGGACGGAAAAGGAATACACGGCTTTCCTCGAGAAAAAAATGGCCGAATGCGTGCGTTTCCAGGAAGAGATCGGGCTCGATGTACTCGTGCACGGGGAATTCGAGCGCAGCGACATGGTGGAATATTTCGGCGGGCAGCTCGAAGGCTTTGTGTTCACGGAAAACGGCTGGGTCCAGTCCTATGGCTCGCGCTGCGTGAAGCCTCCGGTCATTTTCGGCGACGTGAGCCGAAGCCGTCCCATGACCGTGGACTGGATTACCAGGGCGCAGGCACTTACGAAAAAGCCCATGAAGGGCATGCTGACCGGGCCGGTCACGATTCTGCAATGGTCGTTCGTGCGCGACGACCAGCCGCGGCGCGACACGGCGTTTCAGATCGCGCTCGCCATCCGGGATGAAGTGATGGACCTGGAAAAATCAGGCGCGGGCATTATTCAGATCGACGAGGCCGCGTTCCGCGAAGGCCTGCCGCTGCGGCGTTCGGAGCGCCCGGCATATCTGGATTGGGCGGCGGCCGCATTCCGCCTGACGTCTTCGGTCGTGCGCGACGAAACTCAGATCCACACGCACATGTGCTACAGCGAGTTCAACGACATCCTGCCCGCGATCACGGCCATGGACGCCGATGTCATCACGATCGAGACCTCGCGCTCACGGCTGGAGCTTCTGGAGGCCTTTCGCACGTTCCGCTATCCCAACGAAATCGGGCCGGGCGTTTACGACATCCATTCGCCGCGCGTGCCTTCCGCGGACGAAATGGAAGCGCTGCTGGAAAAAGCCGTGGAGCT from Verrucomicrobiia bacterium harbors:
- the metE gene encoding 5-methyltetrahydropteroyltriglutamate--homocysteine S-methyltransferase, producing the protein KAPEASRLLSEGREALARRRAHPAVSDPKVRKRLASVTEGDFRRKSAFPARQEKQHAKLRLPLFPATTIGSFPQTAEVRQARARWKKGEGTEKEYTAFLEKKMAECVRFQEEIGLDVLVHGEFERSDMVEYFGGQLEGFVFTENGWVQSYGSRCVKPPVIFGDVSRSRPMTVDWITRAQALTKKPMKGMLTGPVTILQWSFVRDDQPRRDTAFQIALAIRDEVMDLEKSGAGIIQIDEAAFREGLPLRRSERPAYLDWAAAAFRLTSSVVRDETQIHTHMCYSEFNDILPAITAMDADVITIETSRSRLELLEAFRTFRYPNEIGPGVYDIHSPRVPSADEMEALLEKAVELMPVRHLWVNPDCGLKTRAWPETEAALKAMVKAARLLRAKYASMERGQD